A section of the Rhizobium sp. Pop5 genome encodes:
- a CDS encoding replicative DNA helicase yields the protein MNDAARKIAAVAPSEQHYREAPNNIEAEQALLGAILMNNDAYYRVSDFLKPTHLYEPLHRKIFEVAGDIIRMGKIANPVTIKTFLKADEKVGDMTVSEYLARLVTGAVTIINAEDYGRAIYDLALRRALITIGEDVVNIAYDAPLDMPPQSQIEDTERRLFELAENGRYDGGFQSFNDAVALAIDMAAVAKERDGGLSGISTGIHSLDAKMGGLQRSDLIILAGRPGMGKTSLATNIAYNIAAAFEGEVQSDGSTKAKNGGVVGFYSLEMSSEQLATRIISEQTEVSSSKIRRGDINDADFEKLVACSMMMQKVPLYIDQTGGISIAQLSARARRLKRQRGLDVLVVDYVQLMTGSGKSSDNRVQEITQITTGLKALGKELNVPIIALSQLSRQVESRDDKRPQLSDLRESGSIEQDADVVLFVFREEYYVKNQEPRDPHDPKYPEWEALFDKVKGTADVIIAKQRHGPTGTVKLAFQAEFTRFADLADPSFIQYEEH from the coding sequence ATGAACGACGCCGCTCGAAAGATTGCAGCCGTTGCTCCGTCGGAGCAGCATTATCGCGAAGCGCCCAACAATATCGAAGCCGAGCAGGCGCTCCTGGGTGCCATCCTCATGAACAACGACGCCTATTACCGGGTGTCCGACTTCCTGAAGCCGACCCATCTCTATGAACCGCTGCATCGGAAGATCTTCGAGGTTGCCGGGGATATCATCCGCATGGGCAAGATCGCCAACCCGGTGACGATCAAGACCTTCCTGAAGGCCGACGAGAAAGTCGGCGACATGACCGTTTCGGAATATCTGGCGCGGCTCGTCACAGGCGCCGTAACCATCATCAACGCAGAGGATTACGGCCGGGCGATCTACGATCTCGCGCTGCGCCGGGCGCTGATCACCATCGGCGAGGACGTCGTCAATATCGCCTATGACGCGCCGCTCGACATGCCGCCGCAGTCGCAGATCGAAGATACCGAACGCCGTCTCTTCGAACTGGCGGAAAACGGCCGTTATGACGGCGGCTTCCAATCCTTCAACGATGCCGTCGCCCTCGCCATCGATATGGCAGCTGTCGCCAAGGAACGCGACGGCGGCCTCTCCGGCATTTCCACCGGCATCCATTCGCTCGACGCCAAGATGGGCGGCCTGCAGCGTTCGGACTTGATCATCCTTGCCGGGCGCCCCGGCATGGGCAAGACCTCGCTTGCCACCAACATCGCCTACAACATCGCCGCCGCATTCGAAGGCGAAGTCCAGTCGGACGGCAGCACGAAGGCCAAGAATGGCGGTGTGGTCGGCTTCTATTCGCTCGAAATGTCGTCCGAACAGCTCGCCACCCGTATCATCTCGGAGCAGACGGAAGTCTCGTCTTCGAAGATCCGCCGCGGCGACATCAACGACGCCGATTTCGAAAAGCTTGTCGCCTGTTCGATGATGATGCAGAAGGTGCCGCTTTATATCGACCAGACCGGCGGTATCTCGATCGCCCAGCTTTCGGCGCGAGCGCGCCGCCTCAAGCGCCAGCGCGGCCTCGACGTGCTCGTGGTCGACTACGTGCAGCTGATGACCGGCTCGGGCAAATCGAGTGACAACCGCGTCCAGGAAATCACCCAGATCACCACCGGCCTGAAGGCGCTCGGCAAGGAACTCAACGTTCCGATCATCGCCCTCTCGCAGCTCTCGCGTCAGGTCGAAAGCCGCGACGACAAGCGCCCGCAGCTCTCCGACCTTCGCGAATCCGGCTCGATCGAGCAGGACGCCGACGTCGTGCTCTTCGTGTTCCGCGAGGAATACTACGTCAAGAACCAGGAGCCGCGCGATCCTCACGATCCGAAATATCCTGAATGGGAAGCGCTGTTCGACAAGGTGAAGGGTACGGCCGACGTGATCATCGCCAAGCAGCGTCACGGACCGACAGGCACGGTGAAGCTCGCCTTCCAGGCGGAATTCACGCGCTTCGCCGATCTCGCAGATCCCTCCTTCATACAATACGAGGAACATTGA
- a CDS encoding response regulator transcription factor → MRILLLEDEREMAAALIEALSRRDIIVDHVRTVADAELMARVGVYDVLVLDRRLPDGEGLDLIPVLRFQKITAPVLMLTALGGVDHRVEGLDGGADDYLSKPFAIEELLARLRALQRRSPTVSAERFSLGNLTLDPRSSEVAVAGDFIDLARREYLVVEALIRRANRIVTRSMLVNAVYTIDDQIESNALDVHVSRIRRKLSLAGASVEIRAVRNIGYLLRVST, encoded by the coding sequence TTGCGTATATTGTTACTCGAGGACGAGCGCGAAATGGCGGCAGCGCTGATCGAAGCGCTCAGCCGCCGCGATATTATCGTCGACCATGTGCGCACCGTCGCTGATGCCGAACTGATGGCGCGGGTCGGGGTCTATGACGTGCTCGTGCTGGATCGTCGCTTGCCGGACGGCGAAGGCCTCGATCTCATCCCCGTGCTTCGCTTCCAGAAAATTACCGCTCCGGTCCTGATGCTGACGGCACTTGGCGGCGTCGATCATCGTGTCGAGGGGCTCGACGGCGGCGCCGACGATTATCTCAGCAAACCCTTTGCGATCGAAGAACTGCTGGCGCGATTGCGCGCGCTGCAACGGCGTTCGCCAACCGTTTCCGCCGAACGTTTTTCCCTCGGCAATCTGACGCTTGATCCGCGCAGCAGCGAAGTTGCCGTTGCGGGCGATTTCATCGATCTGGCCCGACGCGAGTATCTTGTGGTCGAGGCCTTGATCCGGCGTGCAAACCGCATCGTCACGCGCTCGATGCTCGTCAACGCCGTTTACACCATCGACGATCAGATCGAGTCGAACGCGCTTGATGTGCACGTGTCGCGAATCCGCCGCAAGCTCAGCCTTGCCGGCGCATCGGTCGAAATTCGCGCTGTCCGCAACATCGGATATCTGCTTCGGGTAAGCACATGA
- the rplI gene encoding 50S ribosomal protein L9, translated as MEVILLERISKLGQMGETVKVRDGFARNYLLPLGKALRANAANKARFESERATLEARNLERKSEARKIADVLDGKSFIVVRSAGETGQLYGSVAARDVVEVLAAEGFNIGRNQVHLNTPIKAIGLHKVELQLHAEVEIHVELNVARSAEEAERQAKGEELTSVDAIYGVDEDALRPEDFFDPEADGIDEDEA; from the coding sequence ATGGAAGTCATCCTTCTCGAACGCATCTCCAAGCTCGGCCAGATGGGCGAAACCGTAAAGGTTCGCGACGGCTTTGCCCGCAACTACCTGCTGCCGCTCGGCAAGGCGCTGCGCGCCAACGCCGCCAACAAGGCCCGCTTCGAATCCGAGCGTGCGACGCTCGAAGCCCGCAACCTCGAGCGCAAGTCGGAAGCCCGGAAGATCGCCGACGTTCTCGACGGCAAGTCCTTCATCGTCGTGCGTTCCGCCGGCGAAACCGGCCAGCTCTACGGCTCGGTCGCTGCCCGTGACGTCGTCGAAGTTCTCGCCGCCGAAGGCTTCAACATCGGCCGCAACCAAGTTCACCTCAACACGCCGATCAAGGCGATCGGCCTGCACAAGGTCGAGCTTCAGCTGCATGCCGAAGTCGAGATCCATGTCGAGCTGAACGTCGCCCGCTCCGCCGAAGAGGCAGAGCGTCAGGCCAAGGGCGAAGAACTCACCTCGGTCGATGCAATCTACGGCGTCGACGAAGACGCGCTGCGTCCGGAAGATTTCTTCGATCCGGAAGCTGACGGCATCGACGAAGACGAAGCATAA
- a CDS encoding DUF2232 domain-containing protein → MKRPNFRTLLIGALAGLTAALLVLGASVQPSFFSALLYTASALPILLVGLGWGNAAAISAVVTAAALGAVFISPSFALIMTLVTLLPAGWLSHLANLARPASELGGPDHLLAWYPLSDILLHLCGLVTIAVIVIGVIIGYGPQITDPIVDLLITSVKQQQPEFMPDPAATAQTKSLILLMLPAIQGGMWVGMLFAAYYCAVRIVAASGRGLRPREDIPSSLRMNRNSIFIFLAGLAACFFGGVPALVGATVIGTFGAGFMLSGFASLHFRTRGKDWRIPALILCYLASMLMLLPALLILVLGLSDTRKAIALTPTKDADAPKQSDTKI, encoded by the coding sequence TTGAAACGACCGAACTTTAGAACGCTGCTGATCGGCGCACTCGCCGGATTGACCGCCGCCCTGCTGGTGCTGGGCGCGAGCGTGCAGCCGTCGTTTTTCAGCGCGCTTCTTTATACGGCCTCGGCGCTGCCGATCCTGCTCGTCGGGCTCGGCTGGGGCAATGCCGCCGCTATCTCCGCCGTCGTCACGGCGGCAGCTCTCGGCGCGGTTTTCATCTCTCCTTCCTTCGCGCTGATCATGACTCTGGTGACGCTGCTGCCGGCCGGCTGGCTCAGCCATCTCGCCAATCTCGCGCGTCCCGCCTCCGAACTCGGCGGCCCCGACCATCTGCTCGCCTGGTATCCGCTTTCCGATATCCTGCTGCATCTCTGTGGTCTGGTGACGATCGCCGTCATCGTCATCGGTGTGATCATCGGCTACGGACCTCAGATTACCGATCCGATCGTCGATCTGCTCATCACCTCGGTCAAACAGCAGCAGCCGGAATTCATGCCCGATCCGGCAGCGACCGCGCAGACCAAGTCGCTGATCCTGCTGATGCTGCCCGCGATCCAGGGCGGCATGTGGGTCGGCATGCTGTTCGCAGCTTATTATTGCGCCGTGCGTATCGTCGCGGCATCCGGCAGGGGCCTCCGCCCGCGCGAGGACATTCCCTCTTCGCTTCGCATGAACCGCAATTCGATCTTCATCTTCCTGGCAGGACTTGCCGCCTGCTTCTTCGGCGGCGTTCCGGCGCTGGTCGGCGCCACCGTGATCGGCACCTTCGGCGCCGGTTTCATGCTCTCCGGTTTCGCCTCGCTGCATTTCCGCACACGCGGCAAGGACTGGCGCATACCGGCCCTCATCCTCTGCTACCTGGCCTCGATGCTCATGTTGCTGCCAGCTCTCCTCATCCTCGTTTTGGGTCTCAGCGATACGCGCAAGGCGATCGCGCTGACCCCGACGAAAGATGCCGATGCCCCCAAACAATCCGACACGAAAATCTGA
- a CDS encoding aldo/keto reductase gives MKYNSLGRTDISVSEICLGTMTWGSQNSETDAHAQMDYAVEKGVNFFDTAELYPTTPVSAETQGRTEDYIGSWFNKSGKRGDIVLATKVAGRGRDYLRGGEGADAKNIRLALEASLTRLKTDYVDLYQIHWPNRGHFHFRQNWSYNPFNQDREKAVANMLDILETLGALVKEGKIRAIGLSNETTWGIQKYLTLSEQKGLPRVASVQNEYNLLYRHFDLDLAELSHHEDVGLLAYSPLAGGILTGKYVDGVRPKGSRGSINHDIGGRLQPLQEPATKAYLEIARKYGLDPAAMALSFCLSRPFMASAIIGATSMEQLKVDIGAADLTLSDDVLAEIAKVHRQYPLPL, from the coding sequence ATGAAGTACAATTCACTAGGCCGCACCGACATCTCCGTTTCAGAAATTTGCCTTGGCACCATGACCTGGGGTTCGCAGAACAGCGAAACCGATGCTCATGCGCAGATGGATTACGCTGTCGAAAAGGGCGTCAATTTCTTCGACACAGCCGAACTTTACCCGACCACTCCGGTTTCGGCCGAAACCCAGGGCCGGACCGAAGATTATATCGGCAGTTGGTTTAATAAATCAGGCAAGCGCGGGGATATCGTGCTCGCCACCAAGGTCGCCGGCCGCGGCCGCGACTATCTGCGCGGCGGCGAAGGTGCTGACGCAAAGAATATCCGCCTGGCGCTGGAGGCCAGCCTGACGCGGCTGAAGACGGATTATGTCGACCTCTATCAGATCCACTGGCCGAACCGCGGCCATTTCCATTTCCGCCAGAACTGGAGCTACAATCCCTTCAACCAGGATCGCGAGAAGGCCGTTGCCAACATGCTCGACATCCTGGAAACGCTCGGCGCACTGGTGAAGGAAGGCAAGATCCGCGCGATCGGCCTTTCCAACGAAACCACTTGGGGCATCCAGAAATATCTGACGCTCTCCGAACAGAAGGGCCTGCCGCGTGTTGCCAGCGTCCAGAACGAATATAATCTGCTCTACCGCCACTTCGACCTCGATCTTGCCGAGCTCTCGCATCACGAGGATGTCGGGCTGCTCGCCTATTCGCCGCTCGCCGGCGGCATCCTGACCGGCAAATATGTCGACGGCGTCAGGCCGAAGGGTTCGCGCGGCTCGATCAACCACGATATTGGCGGCCGCCTGCAGCCACTGCAGGAGCCGGCGACCAAGGCCTATCTGGAGATCGCCCGCAAATACGGCCTCGACCCGGCGGCAATGGCGCTCTCCTTCTGCCTTTCGAGGCCTTTCATGGCCTCTGCCATCATCGGCGCGACCTCGATGGAGCAGTTGAAGGTCGATATCGGCGCGGCCGACCTGACGCTTTCGGATGACGTCCTGGCGGAGATCGCCAAGGTGCATCGACAGTATCCGCTGCCGCTTTGA
- the rpsF gene encoding 30S ribosomal protein S6 codes for MALYEHVFLARQDISAQQVDALVEQYKGVIEANGGKVGRIENWGLKSLTYRIKKNRKAHYALLDIDAPAAAIQEMERQMRISEDVLRYMTIAVEKHEEGPSAMMQKRDRDDRGPREGGDRGPRREFGDRGPRPPREGGFGDREDRPRRPREDRA; via the coding sequence ATGGCTCTTTATGAACATGTATTCCTTGCCCGGCAGGATATTTCCGCTCAGCAGGTCGATGCCCTCGTAGAACAGTACAAGGGCGTGATCGAAGCTAACGGCGGTAAAGTCGGGCGTATCGAGAACTGGGGCCTCAAGTCCCTCACCTACCGCATCAAGAAGAACCGCAAGGCTCACTACGCCCTGCTGGACATCGATGCACCGGCTGCTGCGATCCAGGAAATGGAACGTCAGATGCGCATCAGCGAAGACGTTCTTCGCTACATGACCATCGCCGTCGAGAAGCACGAAGAAGGCCCGTCTGCCATGATGCAGAAGCGCGACCGCGACGACCGCGGCCCGCGTGAAGGCGGCGACCGCGGCCCGCGCCGCGAGTTCGGCGACCGCGGCCCGCGTCCGCCGCGCGAAGGTGGCTTCGGCGACCGTGAAGACCGTCCGCGCCGTCCGCGCGAAGATCGTGCATAA
- a CDS encoding HAMP domain-containing sensor histidine kinase, with protein MRLRKSRSLKWILTRRLIGLQACLLVFFFVLLAGWVWIIDPELEDTNESVIRVLAEHVERKADGTLNVIEAPELAELTRRYPDLWFIVRDERNNIYQRGAFPKELLSEIFPMSIDGATLKDGPTKHVAVGNRDTPIGRLQFVTSTDRIGAKNQDVNIWINLDIDLPESGGDAEMFWLGVVPATGAILAILVVPILLVTGAATLIVTPYSIGRSLTGLVDTANQAKTIEFETRSTHLDVSKVPSEIIPLVDAFNHTLSKLDHGYNKHSRFLADAAHELRTPIAIVRTRADLLPESADSRQLLQDIDRLSRVAHQLLDMQAIGADSRTAQMVDLNQLAGRIAADLAPGVIDAGYDFFFEPAPAEALFMIYPSTIELAVTNLIRNAVDHSGYKGTIAVTVDGRGFIDVSDEGPGIPAAERVRVLEPFYRLNTHSSGAGLGLNLAQKAAELHLGRLLFADTDGGFRVRLEIGGLGAGRQHSF; from the coding sequence ATGAGACTGCGCAAGAGCCGCTCGCTCAAATGGATACTGACACGGCGTCTGATCGGCCTTCAGGCATGTCTTCTGGTGTTCTTCTTCGTGCTGCTCGCGGGCTGGGTCTGGATCATCGACCCGGAACTTGAAGATACCAATGAATCGGTCATCCGCGTCCTTGCAGAGCACGTGGAACGCAAAGCCGACGGTACGCTCAACGTCATCGAGGCGCCGGAGCTTGCCGAGTTGACACGTCGGTATCCGGATTTGTGGTTCATCGTCAGGGATGAAAGAAACAATATCTACCAGCGCGGCGCATTTCCAAAGGAGCTGCTGAGCGAAATCTTCCCGATGTCCATTGACGGAGCAACGTTAAAGGATGGCCCGACCAAGCATGTAGCGGTCGGCAATCGCGATACGCCGATCGGTCGCCTTCAGTTTGTTACATCGACCGACCGCATCGGCGCGAAAAACCAGGACGTCAACATCTGGATCAATCTCGATATCGATCTTCCAGAGAGTGGCGGGGATGCAGAAATGTTCTGGCTAGGCGTTGTTCCGGCAACCGGTGCCATTCTGGCGATCCTCGTGGTTCCGATCCTGTTGGTCACAGGTGCGGCAACGCTGATCGTCACACCCTATTCGATCGGCCGCTCCCTGACGGGTCTCGTCGACACGGCAAACCAGGCAAAGACGATCGAGTTCGAAACACGATCGACCCACCTCGATGTTTCGAAAGTTCCGAGCGAGATCATTCCGCTTGTCGACGCCTTCAATCACACGCTTTCAAAGCTTGATCACGGCTATAACAAGCATAGCCGTTTTCTGGCGGATGCCGCCCACGAATTGCGCACACCGATCGCCATCGTCCGAACGCGAGCAGACCTTTTGCCTGAAAGCGCGGACAGTCGCCAGCTGCTGCAAGATATCGACCGTCTTTCCAGGGTCGCGCATCAATTGCTCGACATGCAGGCTATTGGCGCTGATTCTCGAACCGCCCAGATGGTTGACCTGAACCAGCTTGCCGGACGGATCGCGGCCGATCTCGCGCCTGGCGTCATCGACGCGGGTTACGATTTCTTCTTCGAGCCGGCTCCCGCCGAGGCACTCTTCATGATCTATCCCTCGACGATAGAGCTTGCGGTCACCAACCTGATCCGCAATGCGGTCGATCATTCAGGCTACAAGGGCACGATCGCGGTCACGGTCGACGGGCGAGGCTTCATCGATGTCTCCGATGAAGGGCCTGGCATCCCTGCCGCGGAGCGCGTGCGCGTGCTGGAACCCTTCTATCGGCTGAATACCCACTCGTCCGGCGCAGGGCTGGGGCTCAACCTGGCACAGAAAGCGGCCGAGCTTCATCTCGGGCGGCTGCTGTTTGCCGATACCGACGGCGGTTTCCGAGTGCGCCTCGAGATCGGCGGATTGGGTGCCGGCCGGCAGCACTCCTTTTAG
- the rpsR gene encoding 30S ribosomal protein S18, translating to MAETSSAPVRRPFHRRRKTCPFSGANAPRIDYKDVRLLQRYISERGKIVPSRITAVSQKKQRELAQAIKRARFLGLLPYVVA from the coding sequence ATGGCTGAAACTTCCTCCGCTCCGGTCCGCCGCCCGTTCCATCGCCGTCGCAAGACCTGCCCGTTCTCCGGCGCAAACGCACCGCGGATCGACTACAAGGACGTACGTCTGCTGCAGCGCTACATTTCCGAGCGCGGCAAGATCGTTCCGTCCCGCATCACGGCCGTTTCCCAGAAGAAGCAGCGCGAACTCGCCCAGGCGATCAAGCGCGCCCGTTTCCTCGGCCTGCTGCCCTACGTCGTCGCCTGA